The genomic stretch acttgatcgagaaaataacaagtgtactattttgcattttatagtaataatggggaaattccccaaatgtcgatctcaaggactgcacgtcaatatcgagttcaaattatcactcaattaaacaaaaaatattaCTTTGGTTTTTAGATGTAAcaatataaaaataaaggcaaaggcaaataaggatgaaaataatggtttgcaaggtaagaggaacaatgccaTGGAATGTGTACcatttatccctgtaacaactctgagtcaccATTGCATCAAAAAATATCAATTAgtaccagttctcaagggtattttctcccaagtccttggtgagaaaacctttaatcaatctaccctaatttctatgtccataggcaattaaggtgaagtcaagctttattatatcaagaacactctggttcatacagggtatccctagtcctagtGATATAtactgcagagtaaccttatgaaaaccttaccaatgaaggtccaacctaattgataaccatagAATAATCTCGATTGGtctgaaagagaaagcattaaacatatcaaaatgttaccgtaaaaataatattataaatgcaaatgtaaactcaaattcgttacaattctaaatcagggaccccctagcattgaggggtttagctactcatattgttcaaaacgaatgcaagataaaaattacacatcacaagtatttggatgacttcgatcttcaatcgtttccgctcatgaaaaccttaAGCTCTCTGAACTCCTtgctctctgtaatacttgattgcttgacaaTACTGTGTTTTGCCTTGTTCCCATATGATATTTTCTTAGGTAGAAGGTCCTCTTTTATAATGAAAATTCCAAGCAATAggtggacatgtccaaaaatctctCTGAAGGCCCGATACTCAAAAGCCCGATGAAAAAGGCAATTTTTGGTCTTaggctgacacgggtggccgtgtcaggctatTGTTTTCCTTGGCACGCTCCCTcttcctgacacggcccgtgtcaggtgacacgaGTGGCCATGTCAAGCCTCATGTACCGGAGTTTTCCATTCCTTTGCTTGCCGGAATCTCGCATTGTCTTGCTCCGAGTTCCttggttcttctacctggacctgtcggacaaaaacacagatatcccacgcataaaatcacaaaaatataaataaaatataacaatgaATGAAAATGCTTAATTATTATACTGGAAGTAAAATTGCCTTGAAAAGTACTAAAAGTGTTTGCACTGTGTCTCAAAATCCTCGGTTTCTTGTCGGATTAGTAAAGAAAACTTAATGCAAACGGTGACTGATcacaggtagctgcaagaagaagatgaaagacttcaaaggtgatctcaacaaggaattcgaaatgtcagatctaggtgacatttcatatttccttggcatcgaattctacaagagtggtagaggtttgatgatacacgaaagaaggtatgcaggcgaaatactcaagagatttgagatgcaagattgcaacccaacttcgactccagctggGCCCAAATTACAACTATCGAAAGattcaaatgaagatgatgtcgacccaacccaatatagaagattcattgggtcactttgatacctttgccacacaaggcctgacttatCATACGTTGTAGGTATGGTaagtagattcatgcagaagtcaaaagtatcacatctagcagcggcgaagaggatactaaggtatctgaaaggagCTGTCGACTATGATATTTTGTTTCCTGCaattgatgaaggaaaagaatgcaaactagtgggatacatcgactcaagttggtgtagtgatgttgagggtaaaaaatccacaactggctatgtgtttatgctaggtggtgcaccagttgcttggagttcaagaaaggagccagtagtggcattatcgtcgtgtgaagcagaatacataactgcttccctttgtgcatgtcaagcaacatggatggtgaatctggtcgaagagataacaacgaagagtcatggagaaattaccatgaagatcgacaaaATGTCATCTATTAATCTGGCGAAGAATTTGATAGCACATGATCGAAGTAAACACATCGAAATAatgttccattatcttcgagagcaagtaGCAGATGAGAAGATGAATTTGaaacactgcagaactgagaatcgAATTGCAAACATCATGACGAAGGGAATGCAAGTCGAAatgttcagaagactaagagctatgatgaataCAAATAGTTTAtacacaatgaattaggtggtgtgttgaattgtaattccttgtgtcgaaaCATGTTGCTCGACAGAAGTAAGGAAGTGTCGAATTACCCAGTGTgtcgagttgtattagtgtgtcgaagtaTCAAAACATGTTGCTTCAaacaggatttcgacttaggcctattttagtagtgttaatTATTTTGcgcttttatagttttgggctttgacttagggagtaagttaacctaaatctataaatatAAGGAGTAACCCCTATTCTTGTAAGAGAGAACTCAGAATATTGTATTCATAGGATTTTGCAGTTGCAAAATGAATAAAGAAGTTTTCAACATATTATGGACAAAGAGAAAACTCTGTAGAAAATATCCTTCTTCTCTAATGTTCTTCTCTTTCTTTCTCAAtcattcttttcttttcattgtcattgtgtgagtaataacaatcttgttcataAAAAATGATAGAAATTTTCCATAGATTATAATGGATTTCTAACGTGAACAAAATATTGTGAAGGACTAAGATATTGAGTATTAAGTATTATGTTATTTAATCTTTTGTCCATTCATTAATGTAAATATAATGAATGAAGAAAGATAATTAAGGGTATTTAATGGCATGTCTTACTAATGGTCAGATAGATGATAGTATAACATGATTGAATAATAAATTGCTATTGAAAGATGAATTCCTATTGAATTATGATGTAAATTCACTCTATACCCATTAAACtctatatttatttattatttaataaaataataaactTTCCCTAAATTGTACTAAAATACTAAATATTGAGATTAAAAGTAGTGCACTGACTGAAAGGTAAAATAGTTTTACATTGTCACCCAATAAGAATTTATCAATCAACCATATTATACAATTAACTTACAAATAAGAATACATGCTGGTAATTGATTGACCATGTAAAATAGTgtatatactttttttttcttttttctttttcgCACTATTATTTAGATTAACAATTTTATGTTTGCCAAGTTTTGGCAGGAAGACAGAAAAACTAAGTTTCCGTTGTTATTATTTCTTTCTGTAACGAATTCCTTAATTTCAAATTTTTGGTTCTTTCTTTCTGTACACTGAGAACACAATAACCGAGACTCAAAATGAAGAACCCTAGCAGAAGCAATGAAAGAGCAGGGATCGAAGATAACATGCTCCTCACCATGTTTGATGCCTCCGATACCAAAGATACTAATCAAGACTCTCTCGATGAACGTAAGCTTCTCACTCCTCTTTTCCCTTTTTCGAATAGCTTCCTATTTTGTACCCAATAACAAAATCAACGTGTTTAATCTATTTCGACTTGTGGGTAATCGGAAAAATGCAAACTTGATGGGAATTAAAAAATTATTCTGTTTATTTTTGGATTCATTTATGCAGGGATTGCTTTTTTGGATGCTGTTCGTGCTTCTTCAATTGGGCTTGAATATGGAAAACCACCATCTTCGTAAGTCTCTCTCAGTGCTTTTCTCCTCTAAAAGCAAGTTTTTTTTGCAGAAaatttgaattattttatttttgtgttattgaGTTGTTGTGTATTTGTAAGCATTTTTGAAATTGTGTAGAAAAATATTTGCGGCAGTCTTCCATATGCTAAGGACTGGGAAGTCTTTACAGTTGATTGTGGCAAGTTATAAGCTTCTGGTTGATTTAGAAAAGGTATGTGATGTTTGATGTTCAAGGCTTTCTGTTCCCTCTTTATACTCACACTCACAGGTTTAAGATTTTAGTGAAACTAATACCTTCATTCTTTTCCGGCTTAGTGTTTCCCTCGTGCATATTTATCCGGTGAAGATGTTTCCTTGTCACCGTCTAACTCTACACCGAAATTGATTGTGGCTGAAGAGGTATGAATGATTACAAGTCACCTCAATCTGTTGTTTTTAGTCTGCATTCGTTATATCGATTGGTAATATGGGAAAATGGTTGAACTTGCTTTGAAATGTAAAATATTTTTCTGCTAGGCATGGTCTCCTCTTATTGTTGGCTTGGATAATGCCCCTGTTGTCAGGGAAGCAGGTGACAAACAGTCCGGTGGACCTCTCGACCCTTCTGTGAGTTAGTTTCTTTCTTCACCACTCAACTTTATCATCTTACTATGTTTTTTGTTTTCTTTCATGTATTTGCAACAATATTTGGGGCCGTATACACTTTTTACCTATCCTCAGCTGAGCTAAAAGAAGTGTTCTTTATATTCAGTTTCTGCAAAGTTCTCTTAATTGTCTTTCTCTCAAATTACaattggatttttttttaaaactcaTTTTCACTCTTTACTTTTTCCACCTACCTTAGAGCTTTCATCGCCTGATTGAAGAGCTTGCGGAAACTTTAACTGAGTCCAACATTCAAGCAACAAGCATGAAGGTTAGTCCACTAAACAACCATTTCTGAACattcttttctagggtttttgtGGGTACTTGTTTCAACAAACCTGTGAGAATTGAGATGCACTAGTGATTTTGCTACCGACACAGAATGAAATTCCGACTGAAGTCATAATATATTAATGTCGTATACTTTTAGCTATATTTTCCATTTACATATTTTAGATCTCAAGCTTCAAGCTTTCCCATGTGGCTAAGTATTAATGTTAAGCTTTGGTTTATAAAGTTACAAAATTAGTGCAGTTTTTGTCAACAAAAATATATGCCTGAGTTCTGTGTAATTTTTGGCAGCCCTTGCAGAATTTGTTAGTCTTTCAATATCTTGTCATTGTACTCGAAGGCGATTTTCTACCTCGCAATGGTGTGTATGAAGTTGAATGAAATTTATGCTGCTGTTGCCATTCCTCAAACTAGTAAATTCTAAGTAACTGTTCTGTTGCAGTTACCATGAACTGGAGCTTGCAGAGGGAGTCTTTGCTCAACCTGTTAATGGTAATTGGTTCACTATACAACTTGGTGTGACTCGACAACTTAACCATGTTGATTAATGTTACATGAATGCTTACACTTTTCTTTCCACATGTTCTGTTGTTGATATCTTATGCATCTTGATTCCACTTCCttgattttttttccttttgttgTTTCAGAAATGTATATCTGATCCAGTTTTTACAGGGATCTAGGAAAATAAGCTACAAGAGTTTAATGAAAGACTGCATGAAAGTTACCTGTCTGCTATGCCAACTTGTTCAAAATGATCTTAGTAAAAATCTAGATGTTGAAAAGAGTTCTGAATCTCAGTTATCCGAAAATCACCATATTGCATTATCTCTTGCTTTACTTGAAGTATTAAAGAACACACATGTCTTTATGGAGAAACTTCTGGTGATGGTAAGTTCCTGAAAAATTAAATTTGCTGTTTTTATGCTAACTTCAATCAACTCTTCTGTGTCTGCTTACATTGTGGATGATTTTAGATTATGGCCCTTGATATGTCCAGGAAGAAAGCAGATATTGAAGGCCATACTTCAAGAGTAGATAGTCCAAGGTAGTTTGTTTCTTTTAAATTTCATTTACATTGTTGTTCCTTTCCGTTTAATTTTCTTGCTTCTTTATATGCCATGTTTTCTGATTGAAGTAGTTAATCTAGTATTTTGGTGCATTTTGTACAGAACACCTTTAGTGGACATAGTTCTGGATGAACTGGCTTACAACAAAGATAATATTCCCCATTTTCTTAAGGTGACTCCTGAAATCTGTATCTCGTCCCTTTGCCTCATACTGTTCATATTACCGTTTTCCCCCTCTATGTGCACAATTGTGCACGGGGCTAGATAAAGTAATAGCGGTTTGTGGCCGCAATAGTGGCCGCGACACTCTCTATTGTTGACAGCAACTCGTTGGTCAAAAGCGTCGCGCTGAATCCTACCACACTATGCTATTCCGCTATAGCCCGTTATTGACAACATATGTGATAGTGCTATGTCCACTATTTAACGACATTGAGTCATATTTTGAGGAAGCTATCTTGTTGCTAAtagtttcttctgcttttcaTGAGAATGGATGTAGATCTTCAGCGAGTCTAAATGGAAGCTGGAAATAGTTGTGCAGTATTTTTGGAAATATATAACTAAGGTAATCAACAACTTTGACTGTTTGAATATTGTCATACTTTCTTTTACAATATATTTCTCCATCCTGAAAAGGAGACTCCATCGGTAGGCCCAGTAGCTTTTGATAATCTGTTGACGTTTGTTTTCTACAAAATTGCAGCCTGCTGCTCACACTCGCCGATCAAATGGTTCTACTGTAGATGCAACATTTGATGGTGTTTTGACATGCTTTTCGAACAACATTGGCACTAAGAGCATAATTAAAAAAATTGGTGCAGATGTAGTTCAGTTGCTTTTGGCTCATGGTTTTCAGGTAACTAACTGTCTTCATTCAACAAATCAATGCACAATATCTATTGAATCAAATGATATGCATAAAGTTATAGGAATGACTAAGAACTCATAACTGCCTAGGATATTTTCTCTCTTGCTTTGTGTTCCTTTATTTCCACTGTTTACACC from Lathyrus oleraceus cultivar Zhongwan6 chromosome 7, CAAS_Psat_ZW6_1.0, whole genome shotgun sequence encodes the following:
- the LOC127105600 gene encoding negative regulator of systemic acquired resistance SNI1: MKNPSRSNERAGIEDNMLLTMFDASDTKDTNQDSLDERIAFLDAVRASSIGLEYGKPPSSKIFAAVFHMLRTGKSLQLIVASYKLLVDLEKCFPRAYLSGEDVSLSPSNSTPKLIVAEEAWSPLIVGLDNAPVVREAGDKQSGGPLDPSSFHRLIEELAETLTESNIQATSMKPLQNLLVFQYLVIVLEGDFLPRNVTMNWSLQRESLLNLLMGSRKISYKSLMKDCMKVTCLLCQLVQNDLSKNLDVEKSSESQLSENHHIALSLALLEVLKNTHVFMEKLLVMIMALDMSRKKADIEGHTSRVDSPRTPLVDIVLDELAYNKDNIPHFLKIFSESKWKLEIVVQYFWKYITKPAAHTRRSNGSTVDATFDGVLTCFSNNIGTKSIIKKIGADVVQLLLAHGFQAQLSILLERNANDNIAGDREGASALVDFCHAFISAFDSLRSTDKNMEILSIGKEALFIAATSISMKS